The Trueperaceae bacterium genome contains a region encoding:
- a CDS encoding peptidylprolyl isomerase gives MRVIALLLTTALIVVSGFWVARNRSAQARADLVAAQVAAQQGAPLGEDAAAAPPAEEEQAGVALPEGFEQVGFVSEEPRRVFEAAGDALEDGLDYVALIRTTKGDILVDLYEDRTPVTVNNFVFLALNRYYEGVPFHRVIDGFMAQTGDPSGTGMGGPGYTFEDEIVDDLTFDGRGVLAMANAGPGTNGSQFFITFDATPWLDGAHTIFGHVLAGDEVLDAITRIDPQRPDAIAYPDDTLESLAEKGIELPGDAGQTVGDAVEEALGTEPVAGQSFSIAGYRGVLGAVGERPAYGFYPQPDMIEEVVVGAKPATE, from the coding sequence GTGCGGGTGATCGCCCTGCTGCTGACCACCGCGCTGATCGTGGTCAGCGGCTTCTGGGTGGCCCGCAACCGCTCCGCCCAGGCCAGGGCCGACCTCGTCGCCGCGCAGGTGGCCGCTCAGCAGGGCGCGCCCCTGGGCGAGGACGCCGCCGCGGCCCCGCCCGCCGAGGAGGAGCAGGCGGGCGTCGCGCTGCCGGAGGGCTTCGAGCAGGTCGGCTTCGTCAGCGAGGAGCCGCGCCGCGTCTTCGAGGCGGCCGGCGACGCGCTCGAGGACGGCCTCGACTACGTGGCGCTGATCCGCACGACGAAGGGCGACATCCTCGTCGACCTCTACGAGGACCGGACGCCGGTGACGGTGAACAACTTCGTCTTCCTCGCCCTCAACCGCTACTACGAGGGCGTGCCCTTCCACCGCGTGATCGACGGCTTCATGGCGCAGACCGGCGACCCGTCGGGCACCGGCATGGGCGGGCCCGGCTACACGTTCGAGGACGAGATCGTCGACGACCTGACCTTCGACGGACGCGGGGTGCTCGCGATGGCGAACGCGGGGCCTGGCACCAACGGCTCGCAGTTCTTCATCACGTTCGACGCCACCCCCTGGCTCGACGGCGCGCACACGATCTTCGGGCACGTCCTCGCGGGCGACGAGGTCCTCGACGCCATCACCCGCATCGACCCGCAGCGTCCCGACGCCATCGCCTACCCCGACGACACGCTGGAGAGCCTCGCCGAGAAGGGCATCGAGCTACCCGGCGACGCGGGCCAGACCGTCGGCGACGCGGTCGAGGAGGCTCTCGGCACCGAGCCCGTGGCCGGCCAGTCGTTCTCGATAGCCGGCTACCGCGGGGTCCTCGGTGCGGTGGGCGAGCGTCCGGCGTACGGGTTCTACCCGCAGCCCGACATGATCGAGGAGGTCGTCGTGGGCGCGAAGCCCGCGACGGAGTGA
- a CDS encoding PilT/PilU family type 4a pilus ATPase, translated as MRFNDLLKQAVDAGASDVHLHVPLPVMMRVSGRLKPMNDVGLTPRATEALLDLMCNEQQRAQFDAKQQVDLAYSVPGLGRFRVNLFRQRGSVSAVLRIINSDEKALQVVNLPQDTIDYFKNQEKGLVLVTGPTGSGKSTTLARILDEINSTHAKMIVTVEDPIEYLHRAKRSIVVQRELGMDAPSFSESLVAAMRQDPDVIMIGEIRDHATAAAALSAAQTGHLVFSTLHTQDSVRTINRMIELFPPHERETARILFAESLVGIVSQRLLPRVGGGRVAATEILKGTLRVKDLIRDEERTPELYDVLKEARLDGMQSFDDHLAELYAQGIIDYETGYTAATSSQAFKMAATQVEVMRQTQTEATRQTQAEGARHTQAS; from the coding sequence ATGCGCTTCAACGACCTACTGAAGCAGGCGGTGGACGCCGGCGCGTCCGACGTGCACCTGCACGTGCCGCTGCCCGTGATGATGCGTGTCAGCGGCCGCCTCAAGCCCATGAACGACGTGGGGCTGACGCCACGGGCGACCGAGGCATTGCTCGACCTGATGTGCAACGAGCAGCAGCGCGCCCAGTTCGACGCGAAGCAGCAGGTCGACCTGGCCTACAGCGTCCCCGGCCTCGGCCGCTTCCGCGTGAACCTGTTCAGGCAGCGCGGCTCCGTGAGCGCGGTGCTGCGCATCATCAACTCGGACGAGAAGGCCCTCCAGGTCGTCAACCTCCCGCAGGACACCATCGACTACTTCAAGAACCAGGAGAAGGGCCTCGTCCTCGTGACCGGCCCGACCGGCTCGGGCAAGTCGACCACCCTCGCCCGCATCCTCGACGAGATCAACTCGACCCACGCGAAGATGATCGTGACGGTCGAGGACCCGATCGAGTACCTGCACCGCGCCAAGCGCTCGATCGTAGTGCAGCGCGAGCTGGGCATGGACGCGCCGTCGTTCTCGGAGTCGCTCGTCGCCGCGATGCGCCAGGACCCCGACGTGATCATGATCGGCGAGATCCGCGACCACGCCACTGCGGCCGCGGCGCTGTCGGCGGCCCAGACCGGGCACCTCGTCTTCAGCACGCTCCACACGCAGGACTCGGTGCGGACCATCAACAGGATGATCGAGCTGTTCCCGCCGCACGAGCGCGAGACGGCCCGGATCCTGTTCGCCGAGTCCCTAGTCGGCATCGTCTCGCAGCGCCTGCTGCCGCGCGTGGGCGGCGGGCGCGTGGCGGCCACCGAGATCCTCAAGGGCACGCTGCGCGTCAAGGACCTCATACGCGACGAGGAGCGCACGCCCGAGCTCTACGACGTGCTCAAGGAGGCGCGCCTCGACGGCATGCAGTCCTTCGACGACCACCTCGCCGAGCTCTACGCCCAGGGCATCATCGACTACGAGACCGGCTACACCGCCGCGACGAGCAGCCAGGCCTTCAAGATGGCCGCCACCCAGGTGGAGGTCATGCGGCAGACGCAGACCGAGGCGACGCGGCAGACGCAGGCCGAGGGAGCGCGCCACACCCAGGCGTCGTGA
- a CDS encoding peptidylprolyl isomerase has protein sequence MTDSSAGASGYEPVERLSPERRTRFPGAEQVLEPGVDYRAVIDTSKGRLVIDLFQDDVPVTVNSFVFLALNGYYDGVRFHRVLEDFMAQTGDPTGTGTGGPGYEFADEFRDHLRHDGKGVVSMANAGPGTNGSQFFITFVPTPWLDGKHTVFGRVIEGEDVLDRIQRIDPARPFGPEPDVMERVTILAARA, from the coding sequence ATGACCGACAGCAGCGCCGGCGCGTCCGGCTACGAGCCCGTGGAGCGCCTCTCGCCCGAGAGGCGCACGCGCTTCCCCGGGGCCGAGCAGGTGCTCGAGCCCGGCGTCGACTACCGAGCGGTCATCGACACCAGCAAGGGCCGCCTGGTCATCGACCTGTTCCAGGACGACGTGCCCGTGACGGTGAACAGCTTCGTGTTCCTGGCGCTCAACGGCTACTACGACGGCGTGCGGTTCCACCGCGTGCTCGAGGACTTCATGGCCCAGACCGGCGACCCGACCGGCACGGGGACCGGCGGGCCCGGCTACGAGTTCGCCGACGAGTTCAGGGACCACCTGCGCCACGACGGCAAGGGCGTCGTCAGCATGGCCAACGCCGGCCCCGGCACGAACGGCTCGCAGTTCTTCATCACGTTCGTGCCCACGCCGTGGCTCGACGGCAAGCACACCGTCTTCGGCCGCGTCATCGAGGGCGAGGACGTGCTCGACAGGATCCAGCGCATCGACCCGGCTAGACCGTTCGGTCCAGAACCCGACGTGATGGAGAGGGTCACGATCCTGGCCGCGCGGGCCTGA
- a CDS encoding DNA polymerase III subunit alpha, giving the protein MPGQVKRFAHLHQHTAYSLLDGAARISELVRWVKEVSPDDPAVAITDHGNMHGAVEFYKACVAEGVKPILGIEAYVAPGSRFEKRRGSAKLDGGYYHLTLLARDFEGYQNLCRLSSRSYLEGFYMKPRVDLELLREHSRGVIALSGCLGAQIPRAILDIGPEEGERLFKEHLDIFGENFFVEIQDHGLEEQKRLNPVLRELADRYGVGMVATNDGHYVRREDARAHDVLLAIQTKEMVASEDRMRFPCDEFYVKTPEEMAAAVPESEYPGAISNTNAIADMVTCELPIGKRRVYQMPEIRVPEGMTLADQLRVQTYRGAMQRYASLTEDVMRAYLAEAADDEGTRAALASLPQGTTPETAPLDDVLLALARAGELCRLSDEELAGEDGAALRRRGGYVYTHLEGLRARLPDAGSRPGEDADAYTVLSRCEYELAVIISMGFADYYLIVADFINWAKGQGISVGPGRGSGAGSIVAYCIGITNIDPLRFGLLFERFLNPERISMPDFDIDFSDVRRGEVIDYVREKYGDDRVAHIATFGTMASRAAIKDAARVLDVPFAESDRVSKLVPVVMGRSVKIDDALRDVPELRELYEQGARSYIDVARALEGLTRHASVHAAGVVIARDRVTDLAPVFRAGDGPIVVQYDMSSVEELGFIKMDFLGLRTLSFIEAAVRIVKESRGLDLDPDSFPQDDPKVFEMLSQGDAAGVFQFEGAGMVDTLRKLKPRRIEDLIAVNSLYRPGPMENIPVYIRRHHGLEEVDYSDFPRSRHLLAPILDETYGIPVYQEQVMQIVQAVAGYTLGQADIMRRAMGKKKADEMERQRAVFREGAAKNGIDRAEADRIFDLLERFASYGFNKSHAAAYVLLSYQTAYLKAHYPVEFAAALLTVERGDSDKVAQYVSDARHMGVEVLPPDINLSRADFTPDGDVVRFGLYGIKNVGEAAVDHVLAERQRGGPFKDLFDFCARVDTALVNKRAVEFLVKAGAFDHVALGAGPGEVIDRGAALRARAALLANVDVAVKWGAAKREQAAGGQLGLFGDAEMLPPALQAPGEYSELEMLRHEKEALGIYLSAHPMASYPGLAEAATCSVADVDAHLADARAQGHGGRVRVALAGLVQNVVKRPTRKGTMMARFEIADETASREVLAFGRSYDEVAPLLEEDAPVVLVAEVSEDGDATRLVAERVVRWDKRGEAGAAVPEVAVVSFELGGVAEHQLLELRSALDELGGRTPVRLEVATDDGRYLYQVDGASVDASRLEELRATCPWLRATLTVDKHALIAHRPRNGLDRRSAREAPVEVPF; this is encoded by the coding sequence GCCGCGCGCATATCCGAGCTGGTCAGGTGGGTCAAGGAGGTCTCCCCCGACGACCCCGCCGTCGCCATCACGGACCACGGCAACATGCACGGCGCCGTGGAGTTCTACAAGGCCTGCGTGGCCGAGGGCGTTAAGCCCATCCTCGGCATCGAGGCCTACGTGGCGCCTGGCTCGCGGTTCGAGAAGCGCCGCGGCTCGGCGAAGCTCGACGGCGGCTACTACCACCTCACGCTCCTGGCGAGGGACTTCGAGGGCTACCAGAACCTCTGCCGGCTCTCGAGCCGCTCCTACCTCGAGGGCTTCTACATGAAGCCGCGCGTCGACCTGGAGCTGCTGCGCGAGCACTCGCGGGGCGTGATCGCGCTCTCCGGCTGCCTCGGCGCGCAGATCCCGCGGGCGATCCTCGACATCGGCCCCGAGGAGGGCGAGCGGCTGTTCAAGGAGCACCTCGACATCTTCGGCGAGAACTTCTTCGTCGAGATCCAGGACCACGGCCTCGAGGAGCAGAAGCGCCTGAACCCGGTGCTCAGGGAGCTGGCCGACCGCTACGGCGTCGGCATGGTCGCCACCAACGACGGCCACTACGTCCGCCGCGAGGACGCGCGCGCCCACGACGTGCTGCTGGCGATCCAGACGAAGGAGATGGTCGCCAGCGAGGACCGCATGCGGTTCCCCTGCGACGAGTTCTACGTCAAGACGCCCGAGGAGATGGCCGCCGCCGTTCCCGAGAGCGAGTACCCCGGCGCGATCTCGAACACGAACGCGATCGCCGACATGGTCACGTGCGAGCTGCCCATCGGCAAGAGGCGCGTCTACCAGATGCCGGAGATCCGGGTCCCCGAGGGGATGACCCTGGCCGACCAGCTCCGCGTGCAGACCTACCGCGGCGCGATGCAGCGCTACGCCTCCCTCACCGAGGACGTGATGCGCGCCTACCTGGCGGAGGCGGCGGATGACGAGGGCACGCGGGCGGCGCTGGCGTCGTTGCCGCAGGGCACCACGCCGGAGACGGCGCCCCTGGACGACGTGCTGCTGGCCCTCGCGCGCGCCGGCGAGCTGTGCCGGCTGAGCGACGAGGAGCTCGCCGGCGAGGACGGCGCGGCGCTGCGGCGGCGCGGCGGCTACGTCTACACGCACCTGGAGGGCCTGCGCGCGAGGCTGCCGGACGCCGGTTCGCGCCCCGGCGAGGACGCCGACGCCTACACGGTGCTCTCGCGCTGCGAGTACGAGCTGGCCGTCATCATCTCGATGGGCTTCGCCGACTACTACCTGATCGTCGCCGACTTCATCAACTGGGCCAAGGGCCAGGGCATCAGCGTCGGGCCGGGCCGCGGCTCCGGCGCCGGCTCGATCGTCGCCTACTGCATCGGCATCACGAACATCGACCCGCTGCGGTTCGGCCTGCTGTTCGAGCGCTTCCTGAACCCCGAGCGCATCAGCATGCCCGACTTCGACATCGACTTCTCCGACGTCAGACGCGGCGAGGTCATCGACTACGTGCGCGAGAAGTACGGGGACGACCGCGTGGCGCACATCGCCACGTTCGGGACCATGGCGTCGCGCGCGGCCATCAAGGACGCCGCCAGGGTCCTCGACGTGCCCTTCGCCGAGTCGGACAGGGTCAGCAAGCTCGTCCCGGTGGTCATGGGCCGCAGCGTGAAGATCGACGACGCGCTGCGGGACGTGCCCGAGCTGCGCGAGCTCTACGAGCAGGGCGCCAGGAGCTACATCGACGTCGCGCGCGCGCTCGAGGGCCTGACGCGCCACGCCTCCGTGCACGCCGCCGGCGTCGTCATCGCCAGGGACCGCGTCACCGACCTGGCGCCGGTGTTCCGGGCCGGCGACGGGCCGATCGTCGTGCAGTACGACATGAGCTCGGTCGAGGAGCTGGGGTTCATCAAGATGGACTTCCTCGGCCTGCGCACGCTGTCGTTCATCGAGGCGGCGGTGCGCATCGTCAAGGAGTCGCGCGGGCTGGACCTCGATCCCGACTCGTTCCCGCAGGACGACCCCAAGGTCTTCGAGATGCTCTCGCAGGGCGACGCCGCCGGCGTGTTCCAGTTCGAGGGCGCGGGGATGGTCGACACCCTGCGCAAGCTCAAGCCCCGCCGCATCGAGGACCTCATCGCCGTCAACTCGCTCTACCGCCCCGGGCCGATGGAGAACATCCCCGTCTACATCAGGCGGCACCACGGCCTGGAGGAGGTGGACTACTCCGACTTCCCGCGGTCCCGCCACCTGCTCGCGCCCATCCTCGACGAGACCTACGGCATCCCCGTCTACCAGGAGCAGGTGATGCAGATCGTCCAGGCCGTCGCGGGCTACACGCTCGGTCAGGCCGACATCATGCGCCGGGCGATGGGCAAGAAGAAGGCCGACGAGATGGAGCGCCAGCGGGCGGTGTTCCGCGAGGGGGCGGCGAAGAACGGCATCGACAGGGCCGAGGCCGACAGGATCTTCGACCTGCTCGAGCGCTTCGCCAGCTACGGCTTCAACAAGTCGCACGCCGCGGCGTACGTGCTGCTCTCCTACCAGACGGCCTACCTCAAGGCGCACTACCCCGTGGAGTTCGCCGCCGCCCTGCTCACCGTCGAGCGCGGCGACTCCGACAAGGTCGCGCAGTACGTCTCCGACGCCAGGCACATGGGCGTGGAGGTCCTGCCGCCCGACATCAACCTCTCGCGGGCCGACTTCACGCCCGACGGCGACGTCGTGCGCTTCGGCCTCTACGGCATCAAGAACGTCGGCGAGGCCGCCGTGGACCACGTGCTGGCCGAGCGCCAGCGCGGCGGGCCGTTCAAGGACCTCTTCGACTTCTGCGCGCGCGTCGACACGGCGCTGGTGAACAAGCGCGCCGTGGAGTTCCTCGTCAAGGCGGGGGCCTTCGACCACGTCGCGCTCGGTGCCGGCCCCGGGGAGGTCATCGACCGCGGCGCGGCGCTGCGCGCCAGGGCGGCGCTGCTGGCGAACGTCGACGTCGCCGTGAAATGGGGCGCGGCCAAGCGCGAGCAGGCGGCGGGCGGCCAGCTCGGGCTGTTCGGGGACGCCGAGATGCTGCCCCCCGCGCTGCAGGCGCCCGGCGAATATAGCGAGCTGGAGATGCTCAGGCACGAGAAGGAGGCGCTGGGCATCTACCTCTCGGCCCACCCCATGGCCTCCTACCCCGGCCTGGCCGAGGCGGCCACCTGCAGCGTCGCCGACGTCGACGCCCACCTCGCCGACGCCAGGGCGCAGGGGCACGGGGGTCGGGTGCGCGTCGCGCTGGCGGGGCTCGTGCAGAACGTCGTGAAGCGCCCCACGCGCAAGGGCACGATGATGGCCCGGTTCGAGATCGCCGACGAGACGGCGAGCCGCGAGGTCCTCGCGTTCGGCCGCTCCTACGACGAGGTCGCTCCCCTGCTCGAGGAGGACGCGCCGGTGGTGCTCGTCGCCGAGGTCTCCGAGGACGGCGACGCCACGCGCCTCGTTGCCGAGCGCGTCGTGCGCTGGGACAAGCGCGGAGAGGCCGGAGCGGCGGTGCCGGAGGTGGCCGTCGTGTCGTTCGAGCTGGGCGGCGTCGCCGAGCACCAGCTGCTCGAGCTGCGCTCGGCGCTCGACGAGCTCGGCGGACGCACGCCGGTGCGGCTCGAGGTCGCCACCGACGACGGGCGCTACCTCTACCAGGTCGACGGCGCGTCGGTCGACGCCTCGCGCCTCGAGGAGCTGAGGGCCACCTGCCCGTGGCTCAGGGCCACGCTCACCGTCGACAAGCACGCGCTGATCGCGCACCGGCCCAGGAACGGCCTCGACCGGCGCTCCGCCAGGGAGGCGCCGGTCGAGGTGCCCTTCTGA